Below is a window of Bacteroidota bacterium DNA.
TTGTGTTGCTCTAATCCTTATTCCTTTGTTTAATACCTGATTGGGCTGGATATTTTCTAAATCGTTTATATAAGTCGTAACATCTTGTGTTAGAGTGTTATTTGCACCGATGTTGATCACATAAGGGGTTAATAGAGGATTAGCGGGAAAATCAATAGTAACGGTACTTGCAAAATTCTCAGTCGATATTCTGAAAACAATAGGTCTGTCAAAATCATATCCATAATTCAGAACCTCGGGTGCAACAAACCAAAAAAGGGTGTCAAATTGAGAGTATACCTTATTGATGTTAAGTATCAAAACAGCCAATAAAAGTATCTTCTTCATGTTGGTTTTATTTTTCGATTTTATTACTCACAAACACTAATGTCCTGTGGGTTTTTGCATAAATCTTGTAATCCTGCTTTTTAAGGAAATTCCAAACCTCTGATGATTGCAGATTTTCAAAGTCAAAATCCAAATCTTCCACCAACAACATATTGGGTTTATACTTCTCCCAATTATTGCTTTTCATTACCTCTAAATCCAATCCCTCAACATCTATGGACATTAAATCAATTTTCTGATTCTTGGGCAAATATTTGTCAAGTGCCGTTTCCAATCTCATTATGGGTATTTTTATAACTTTTATAAGTTTGTAAGGACTTTCTTTATCCCGGTCTTCTGAAACAGCTTTGTCAAAACTATTAATCGCTGGTTCATCAAACACATAAAAGTCTTTTTCACACTCTTCATTTCCAATTCCTATGTGGACTGTTTTATCTCTTCTTCGGAAGAGTTTAAACGCCCTACCGCTTGATACATTAGGTTCAAAGTTTAACCCTTTCCAACCGCTTTTATACAACAAATGAGTATTTGAAAACCTGATGGGATGATGTGCACCAATATCTACATAAAATCCTTTTCTTTTCATTCCTATATCTTCAAAATATGTTTGAATTATGGCATCCTCTCCCTCTTGAGAATACCATCTTTTAATCTTATAGTAGTGAATCGGCAAGATTCGTAACAACTTCTTTTTTAAATTCTTAAACATCATAATTTGCTTTTACAAAGTTAAAGTAAATTTCTTATACTATAAACACTATCGTAAAAAATCAGTTGTATCTTGCCGCCCCTAAAACGCCCGCTATGGCTGACTACATTGCTCCTGTCCTACTCATTGCATTTAACCGTCCTGCACAGACGACACGGGTTTTTGACCAAATCAAAAAAGCCAAACCGGCTCAACTCTTTGTCGCTGTTGACGGTCCCAGAAATACACAAGAAGCCAAAACGGTTGAACAAGTCAAAGCTATATTCAATATAGACTGGGAATGTGAACTGCACACCCTTTATCGCACTCAGAATTTAGGATGCAAACTCGCTGTGTCTTCTGCCATTACTTGGTTTTTTGAGCACACGGAACAAGGTATAATTTTAGAAGATGATTGCCTGCCCAATGATGATTTCTTTGTATTTTGCTCCAATATGCTAAAACTCTATGAAAAGGATGTGACGGTAGGACATGTGTCAGGTTTCACATTGGTTGAGTTTGACAAGCAAATTCAACAAAATCATATTCTAATCAGTTATTCTCATATTTGGGGCTGGGCAACTTGGAAAAGAGTATGGGACAATTACACCACCACTCCTTTGAAAGATTACAAATTTCGTTTCGATTTAGTACCGGGCAATCTCAACAACAAACTACTCTGGTACAGAAACCTGCTGCTTACACATAAAAACAAAATTGACACTTGGGATTTCCAAAACCAATATTTGAATTGGGTACAAGGACTTAAATCGGTCTCTCCATCAGACAATTTGGTTGTCAACATTGGCTTTGGAGACAACTCTACACATACCAAAGCTTCTGACCAAAAGTTTCTGCTTGAATCACATCCGCTCAGAAATCACCACAATATTTTATTACACTCTCCTGCCCTTACCCAATCAATAGAAGACACGATTACCAAAAAAGTCTTTACCAGAAATCCTATTACCAACCTGATTCGGTTTTTATATGCGGTTCTGACACACTAATGTACTTAGTTAAGACATAATTTTCTGCCAAATGTGCCATTCTGACAAGTAAGCATCATTTCTGACAGCCAAAAAGTCTATTCTGACTTGATGGCATAATGGTTGAGAAACAGATGAAAAATCAAATAGCAAATGAGCAAAATAATTGGAATTGACTTAGGAACTACAAACTCTTGTGTTTCTGTTATGGAAGGAAACGAGCCCGTTGTAATCCCCA
It encodes the following:
- a CDS encoding FkbM family methyltransferase; protein product: MMFKNLKKKLLRILPIHYYKIKRWYSQEGEDAIIQTYFEDIGMKRKGFYVDIGAHHPIRFSNTHLLYKSGWKGLNFEPNVSSGRAFKLFRRRDKTVHIGIGNEECEKDFYVFDEPAINSFDKAVSEDRDKESPYKLIKVIKIPIMRLETALDKYLPKNQKIDLMSIDVEGLDLEVMKSNNWEKYKPNMLLVEDLDFDFENLQSSEVWNFLKKQDYKIYAKTHRTLVFVSNKIEK